Proteins from one Acidimicrobiia bacterium genomic window:
- a CDS encoding beta-ketoacyl synthase N-terminal-like domain-containing protein, protein MICGIGAVTGYGWGAKHLWDGLVTGESAVRPQPGFGSAFDQDEIWLAMIPEEPVATPGETKFSRALHAAAREAVDDARERGWRPGPTVGLLHAVVLSEVELWRSFYGPRGGKVSRREYIRLMPSTPITSLMIEHGFHGPCMNVVAMCASGNAALLTAKMWVDAGVVDDVLVIATDVSGTPENARPFVDLGVVVVDRPPLDACRPFQEGSRGFVGGEASVGLVVSGRPDGAYARLRGGAMSHDAHHAISLAGKPDQIASCYRTALGNAGVAADEVVYFNAHGPGTRQCDRAEASLFDELFPSAAGIFSFKPLVGHCQAAAAAVEVAISCLSYERGIIPAPPAVAPGHPRLVSGSTARQPGITFKSSIGMGGYNTAVLLDEPGC, encoded by the coding sequence GTGATCTGTGGCATCGGCGCGGTCACCGGGTACGGCTGGGGCGCGAAGCACCTTTGGGACGGGCTGGTCACCGGCGAGTCGGCGGTGCGGCCCCAGCCCGGCTTCGGCTCGGCGTTCGACCAGGACGAGATCTGGCTCGCCATGATCCCCGAGGAGCCCGTCGCCACTCCCGGCGAGACCAAGTTCAGCCGCGCCCTCCACGCCGCCGCTCGCGAGGCGGTCGACGACGCGCGCGAGCGGGGGTGGCGTCCCGGCCCGACGGTCGGGCTCCTCCACGCCGTCGTCCTGTCCGAGGTCGAGCTCTGGCGCTCCTTCTACGGCCCCCGGGGCGGCAAGGTGTCCCGGCGCGAGTACATCCGCCTCATGCCCTCCACGCCGATCACCAGCCTCATGATCGAGCACGGGTTCCACGGGCCCTGCATGAACGTCGTGGCCATGTGCGCGTCCGGCAACGCCGCCCTCCTCACGGCGAAGATGTGGGTCGACGCCGGCGTCGTCGACGACGTCCTCGTCATCGCCACCGACGTGTCCGGGACGCCCGAGAACGCGCGCCCCTTCGTCGACCTCGGCGTCGTGGTCGTGGACCGGCCGCCGCTCGACGCCTGCCGACCGTTCCAGGAGGGCAGCCGGGGCTTCGTCGGCGGCGAGGCGTCGGTCGGGCTCGTGGTCTCCGGGCGCCCCGACGGCGCCTACGCGAGGCTGCGGGGCGGGGCCATGAGCCACGACGCCCACCACGCCATCTCGCTGGCGGGCAAGCCCGACCAGATCGCGTCGTGCTACCGGACCGCCCTCGGGAACGCCGGCGTGGCCGCCGACGAGGTCGTCTACTTCAACGCCCACGGCCCCGGCACCCGCCAGTGCGACCGAGCCGAGGCGAGCCTCTTCGACGAGCTGTTCCCGTCCGCCGCCGGCATCTTCTCGTTCAAGCCCCTCGTCGGGCACTGCCAGGCCGCCGCGGCCGCGGTCGAGGTGGCGATCTCGTGCCTCTCCTACGAGCGGGGGATCATCCCGGCCCCGCCCGCCGTCGCCCCCGGGCACCCGCGGCTGGTCTCGGGCTCAACGGCCCGGCAGCCGGGCATCACCTTCAAGTCCTCGATCGGGATGGGCGGCTACAACACCGCCGTCCTCCTCGACGAGCCCGGCTGCTGA
- the rfbH gene encoding lipopolysaccharide biosynthesis protein RfbH, translated as MNEGSDLRAQIAELVARYYEEAFPAQAFEPGTTPVPVSGKVFDSRELTLLVEAALDFWLTTGRFADSFEARFAEFIGMPHALLCNSGSSANLLAVSALTAPELGDRRLVPGDEVITLASGFPTTVNPLYQHQLVPVFVDVELGTYNIKAGDLEAAVGPRTKAIMVAHTLGNPFDLDAVRQTAARHGLWLVEDNCDAVGATYRGRRTGSFGDVATTSFYPAHHVTMGEGGCVLVRSVTMKKLVESFRDWGRACWCDPGKVNTCGRRFDWKLGDLPYGYDHKYIYTHIGYNMKLTDMQAAVGVAQLDKLTQFIDARRRNWRRLRDGLEGLDALLLPRATPGSDPSWFGFAISVNPDAGFDRFDLVQHLESRRIATRLLFGGNLIRQPAYVDQPRRLVGPLTNTDFVADRTFWVGVFPGLSDAMLDYVIEVIRDFVAAPVLARRRTLRAG; from the coding sequence GTGAACGAGGGGAGCGACCTGCGCGCGCAGATCGCAGAGCTCGTCGCCCGGTACTACGAGGAGGCCTTCCCCGCCCAGGCGTTCGAGCCGGGGACCACGCCCGTTCCGGTGTCTGGCAAGGTCTTCGACAGCCGCGAGCTCACGCTCCTCGTTGAGGCGGCGCTCGACTTCTGGCTGACGACGGGTCGGTTCGCGGACTCGTTTGAGGCCCGGTTCGCCGAGTTCATCGGGATGCCGCACGCGCTGCTCTGCAACTCAGGCTCCTCGGCCAACCTCCTCGCCGTCAGCGCCCTGACGGCGCCCGAGCTGGGGGACCGCCGCCTGGTGCCGGGCGACGAGGTCATCACCTTGGCGTCGGGCTTCCCGACCACGGTCAACCCCCTGTACCAGCACCAGCTGGTTCCGGTGTTCGTCGACGTCGAGCTCGGCACGTACAACATCAAGGCTGGCGACCTCGAGGCCGCGGTCGGGCCCCGGACCAAAGCCATCATGGTCGCCCACACGCTCGGGAACCCGTTCGATCTCGACGCGGTGCGCCAGACGGCGGCGCGGCACGGCCTGTGGCTCGTCGAGGACAACTGTGACGCGGTCGGGGCTACGTACCGGGGGCGCCGCACCGGCTCGTTCGGAGACGTCGCGACGACGAGCTTCTACCCTGCCCACCACGTCACGATGGGGGAGGGCGGCTGCGTGCTCGTCCGGAGCGTGACGATGAAGAAGCTCGTCGAGTCGTTCCGTGACTGGGGTCGTGCCTGTTGGTGCGACCCCGGCAAGGTGAACACGTGCGGCCGTCGTTTCGACTGGAAGCTCGGTGATCTTCCGTACGGCTACGACCACAAGTACATCTACACGCACATCGGATACAACATGAAGCTCACCGACATGCAGGCCGCGGTGGGCGTCGCGCAGCTCGACAAGCTCACGCAGTTCATCGACGCCCGGCGGCGCAACTGGCGACGCCTGCGCGACGGCCTCGAGGGTCTCGACGCCCTCCTGCTGCCGCGGGCCACGCCCGGGAGCGACCCGAGCTGGTTCGGGTTCGCGATCTCCGTCAACCCGGATGCCGGCTTCGACCGCTTCGACCTGGTCCAGCACCTCGAGTCCCGTCGGATCGCTACCCGGCTGCTGTTCGGCGGGAACCTCATCCGCCAGCCGGCTTACGTCGACCAGCCGCGCCGGCTGGTCGGGCCGCTCACGAACACCGACTTCGTGGCGGACCGGACGTTCTGGGTCGGTGTCTTCCCCGGGCTGAGCGACGCGATGCTCGACTACGTGATCGAGGTGATCCGGGACTTCGTCGCCGCGCCGGTGCTCGCCCGACGCCGGACCCTCCGTGCGGGCTGA
- a CDS encoding TetR/AcrR family transcriptional regulator: MPTGRRVAQGETSTQILDISERLVQNRGFNGFSYGDVAAELQITTAALHYHFPGKGELGEALVARYATRFAEALLALDAEPDARAKLDGYASLYLDVLQQRRMCLCGMLAAEYETLPEAMRTALLRFFDDNERWLEAVLERGREDGTLQFSGAPSDAARMIVGALEGAMLVARPYGDVARFKDAAARLIAGLTTASADHAPSSARRRRGQAGSKAATGRSPTTPRSRR, encoded by the coding sequence ATGCCGACCGGACGTCGAGTGGCCCAGGGCGAGACGTCGACGCAGATCTTGGACATCTCGGAGCGGCTGGTGCAGAACCGCGGCTTCAACGGCTTCAGCTACGGCGACGTCGCGGCTGAGCTGCAGATCACGACCGCCGCCCTTCACTATCACTTCCCCGGAAAGGGCGAGCTCGGCGAGGCTCTCGTCGCGCGCTACGCGACGCGCTTCGCTGAGGCGCTGCTGGCGCTCGATGCCGAGCCCGACGCGAGGGCCAAGCTCGATGGCTACGCCAGCCTCTATCTCGACGTCCTGCAGCAGCGGCGCATGTGTCTGTGCGGAATGCTGGCGGCCGAGTACGAGACCCTGCCGGAGGCAATGCGCACCGCCTTGCTTCGCTTCTTCGACGACAACGAGAGATGGCTTGAGGCGGTGCTCGAGCGGGGCCGAGAGGACGGAACCCTCCAGTTCTCTGGCGCACCGAGCGACGCGGCCCGCATGATCGTCGGTGCCCTCGAAGGAGCCATGCTCGTCGCTCGGCCCTACGGTGATGTCGCCCGCTTCAAGGATGCGGCGGCGCGCCTCATCGCCGGTCTGACCACCGCCTCGGCTGACCACGCACCCTCGTCGGCGCGACGCCGCCGCGGGCAGGCCGGATCGAAGGCCGCGACGGGCAGATCGCCGACGACGCCTCGGAGCCGGAGATAG
- a CDS encoding bifunctional glycosyltransferase/class I SAM-dependent methyltransferase → MTGTDAMTTKRIGILVVAYNVASTLAQVLDRIPSEFRPRISEVLVCDNASEDSTYLVGLGYKQLADGFPLTVIRQPRNLGYGGNQKAGYQWAIENDLDIVVLLHGDGQYAPEFLPQIVAPLERDECDAVFGSRMMEPGGARRGGMPLYKFVGNRVLTRFENAVVGTELSEWHSGYRAFKVEALRDIPFLRNSDEYDFDSEIIVQLHEAGKRIVELPIPTYYGDEVSYVNGFRYAKDIVLDVLRYRAHKMGLGSGATAFAGDAFSLTQRLDTSHGRIQAWLSARRPCRILDLGCGNGEFGSTLRAQGHEVTGIDIEEHPGVRDRLDHFVRADLDDGVPAEVGTGYDVVLGAEVLAYVRRPELLLVNARDCLRPGGSVVITVPNFGHWYPRLRVLFGGFDYDQRGILDRGHVRFFTRRSFERLASAQGFKTRRREALGLPLEVLERGLPERRDSAERSVHFAQRLDSVGLTIRPTLFAYQFLYELEPVRSLD, encoded by the coding sequence ATGACGGGCACAGATGCGATGACCACGAAGCGAATCGGGATCCTCGTCGTGGCCTACAACGTCGCGTCCACGCTCGCTCAGGTGCTGGACCGGATTCCGTCGGAGTTCCGTCCACGCATCAGCGAGGTGCTCGTCTGCGACAACGCGAGCGAGGACTCCACCTATCTCGTCGGTCTCGGCTACAAGCAGCTCGCCGACGGCTTCCCGCTCACCGTCATTCGTCAGCCGCGCAACCTGGGCTACGGCGGGAACCAGAAGGCTGGCTATCAGTGGGCCATCGAGAACGACCTCGATATCGTCGTTCTGCTGCACGGTGACGGGCAGTACGCCCCGGAGTTCCTCCCACAGATCGTCGCCCCGCTCGAGCGCGATGAGTGTGACGCCGTGTTCGGCTCGCGCATGATGGAGCCTGGGGGTGCCCGGAGGGGCGGGATGCCCCTGTACAAGTTCGTGGGCAACCGTGTTCTCACCCGCTTCGAGAACGCGGTCGTCGGCACCGAGCTCAGCGAGTGGCACAGCGGCTACCGCGCCTTCAAGGTCGAGGCCCTGCGCGACATACCGTTCCTTCGCAACTCGGACGAGTACGACTTCGACAGCGAGATCATCGTCCAGCTGCACGAGGCGGGAAAACGGATCGTCGAACTCCCGATCCCCACCTACTACGGCGACGAGGTCTCGTACGTCAACGGCTTCCGATACGCCAAGGACATCGTGCTGGACGTGCTCCGGTATCGAGCCCACAAGATGGGCCTCGGTTCGGGCGCGACCGCGTTCGCCGGCGACGCGTTCTCGCTGACGCAGCGCCTGGACACGTCCCACGGGCGAATCCAAGCCTGGCTCAGCGCGCGACGACCCTGCCGCATCCTTGACCTCGGATGCGGAAACGGTGAGTTCGGATCGACGCTTCGGGCGCAGGGTCACGAGGTGACTGGGATCGACATCGAAGAGCACCCCGGCGTCCGGGACCGTCTCGACCATTTCGTCCGAGCCGACCTCGACGACGGGGTCCCCGCGGAGGTGGGCACCGGGTACGACGTCGTTCTCGGTGCGGAGGTCCTCGCCTACGTTCGCCGGCCCGAGCTACTCCTCGTCAACGCCAGGGACTGCCTGCGCCCCGGTGGCTCCGTGGTCATCACGGTTCCGAACTTCGGGCACTGGTACCCGAGGCTGCGCGTCCTCTTCGGAGGGTTCGACTACGACCAGCGAGGAATCCTCGATCGCGGGCACGTGCGCTTCTTCACTCGGCGGAGCTTCGAACGGCTCGCTTCGGCCCAGGGTTTCAAGACCCGCCGCCGCGAGGCGCTGGGCCTCCCCCTCGAGGTGCTGGAGCGGGGCCTGCCCGAGCGCAGGGACTCGGCCGAGCGCTCGGTCCATTTCGCCCAGCGACTCGACAGCGTGGGCCTTACGATTCGGCCCACGCTCTTTGCGTACCAGTTCCTCTACGAGCTGGAGCCCGTTCGTTCGCTCGACTGA
- a CDS encoding dTDP-4-dehydrorhamnose 3,5-epimerase family protein — protein sequence MRADPTSIPGCAHIRLERSDDERGTFVKVYQRSVADAMGFRDTVAEFYYSSSSRGVIRGLHFQCPPHDHAKTVVCIVGSMFDVVVDLRVGSPTYAQHATFSLDALTPSVVHVPAGCAHGFQALADDTLVGYLVSTEHEPSHDSGVRWDSAGVEWPLPGPVVSARDRSLPAVGDLVSPFQYEPEHG from the coding sequence GTGCGGGCTGACCCGACGTCCATCCCGGGGTGCGCGCACATTCGGCTCGAACGGTCGGACGACGAGCGGGGCACGTTCGTGAAGGTGTACCAGCGCAGCGTCGCCGACGCGATGGGATTTCGGGACACGGTGGCCGAGTTCTATTACTCGAGCTCCTCGAGGGGCGTCATCCGCGGCCTGCACTTTCAATGCCCGCCACACGACCACGCCAAGACCGTCGTCTGCATCGTCGGCTCGATGTTCGACGTCGTCGTCGACCTTCGGGTCGGCTCGCCCACCTACGCGCAGCACGCCACGTTCTCGCTCGACGCCCTCACCCCATCGGTCGTCCACGTCCCCGCCGGCTGCGCCCACGGCTTCCAGGCCTTGGCCGACGACACCCTGGTCGGTTACCTGGTCTCGACGGAGCACGAGCCCAGCCACGACAGCGGCGTCCGGTGGGACTCGGCCGGCGTCGAGTGGCCGCTGCCGGGCCCCGTGGTGTCGGCTCGTGACCGGTCGCTGCCGGCCGTGGGCGACCTGGTGAGCCCCTTTCAATACGAGCCAGAGCATGGCTGA
- the rfbF gene encoding glucose-1-phosphate cytidylyltransferase, protein MTKVVILCGGLGTRLREETEFRPKPMIEIGGRPILWHIMKLFAFHGLTDFILCIGYKGQVIKDYFLNYESWNSDFTVTLGDHSSVEFYTSHPEAGWRVTVVDTGTETATGARVKLVEPYLDGDSFLVTYGDGVADVDISKLRSFHAEHGKIATVTTTRPIARFGIVDLDEERVVRRFREKPKSEEWVNSGFFVFDRQFLDYLDLNSVLEREPLEALARDQELVAYQHGGFFRPMDTYREFLLLNELWANGDAPWAVWKR, encoded by the coding sequence ATGACCAAGGTAGTGATCCTGTGCGGTGGTCTGGGAACGCGTCTCAGGGAAGAGACCGAGTTCCGGCCCAAGCCGATGATCGAGATCGGTGGTCGGCCCATTCTGTGGCACATCATGAAGCTGTTTGCGTTCCACGGCCTCACGGATTTCATCCTGTGCATCGGGTACAAGGGACAGGTGATCAAGGACTACTTCCTCAACTACGAATCGTGGAACAGCGACTTCACGGTCACGCTGGGCGACCACTCCTCGGTTGAGTTCTACACGTCGCATCCCGAGGCCGGCTGGCGCGTGACGGTGGTGGACACCGGTACGGAGACCGCGACGGGCGCTCGCGTCAAACTGGTCGAGCCCTACCTCGACGGCGACTCGTTCCTGGTCACGTACGGGGACGGGGTCGCCGACGTCGACATCTCGAAGCTCCGCAGCTTTCACGCCGAACACGGGAAGATTGCGACGGTTACCACGACGCGACCGATCGCTCGCTTCGGCATCGTGGATCTGGACGAGGAGCGAGTCGTCCGGCGCTTCCGAGAGAAGCCCAAGAGCGAGGAGTGGGTGAACTCGGGCTTCTTCGTCTTTGACCGGCAGTTTCTCGACTACCTCGATCTGAACTCGGTGCTCGAGCGGGAGCCGCTGGAGGCGCTGGCCCGGGACCAGGAGCTCGTCGCGTACCAGCACGGCGGGTTCTTCCGCCCCATGGACACCTATCGCGAGTTCCTGCTGCTGAACGAGCTCTGGGCGAACGGAGACGCGCCGTGGGCGGTGTGGAAGCGATGA
- a CDS encoding cupin domain-containing protein, whose protein sequence is MQDTEHRSFGAPDETREFPNGHAEIMKIGGGEVGRLVFQPGWRWSNDVKPIAKTESCTAPHFQYHVSGQLAIRMDDGTEFVASPGDVTSLPSGHDAWVVGDEPVVVVDWFGSSNYAK, encoded by the coding sequence ATGCAGGACACCGAGCATCGGAGCTTTGGGGCTCCGGACGAAACCCGCGAGTTCCCGAACGGGCACGCCGAGATCATGAAGATCGGCGGTGGCGAGGTCGGGCGCTTGGTATTCCAGCCCGGTTGGCGTTGGTCCAACGACGTGAAGCCCATCGCCAAGACCGAGAGCTGCACCGCCCCGCACTTCCAGTACCACGTGAGCGGGCAACTCGCGATCCGGATGGACGATGGGACCGAGTTCGTGGCGAGCCCTGGCGACGTCACCTCCTTGCCCAGCGGGCACGACGCGTGGGTCGTCGGCGACGAGCCGGTCGTGGTGGTCGACTGGTTCGGCTCGAGCAACTACGCGAAGTAG
- a CDS encoding NAD(P)-dependent oxidoreductase gives MAEQPRPTALVTGGTGFIGRTLVRRLSGDGWRIHGLVRSAAGAPPADGVEWHPLPVDTEELIGLVRSLAPSACFHLATDFRARHEPADVTPMIEANVAMGARLAEAVTRANPCPLVYTGTAWQHFEGRSYSPTSLYAATKQALEDILAFYAEVDGLPVATVNFFDTYGPDDARPKLVPTLLRAARTGQPVDLSSGEQLIDLLHVDDAVECLLAAAAYLAAGGASPAVFSAQSDTPVTVRRLVDLLGEATGCTIPVRWGARPSRPREMLTPWRFATRPPGWSPRIPLAAGLRSLAAIAGPVAQRRAASPARADGGRTA, from the coding sequence ATGGCTGAGCAGCCCCGACCGACGGCGCTCGTGACCGGCGGGACCGGCTTCATCGGGCGGACGCTCGTGCGCCGGCTCAGCGGGGACGGATGGAGGATCCACGGGCTGGTCCGCAGCGCGGCCGGCGCCCCGCCGGCCGACGGCGTCGAGTGGCACCCGCTGCCGGTCGACACCGAGGAGCTGATCGGGCTGGTGCGGAGCCTGGCGCCGTCGGCGTGCTTTCACCTCGCCACCGACTTCCGGGCCCGGCACGAGCCGGCCGACGTGACCCCGATGATCGAGGCCAACGTCGCGATGGGCGCCCGTCTCGCGGAAGCCGTGACCCGAGCCAACCCGTGCCCGCTCGTGTACACGGGTACCGCCTGGCAGCACTTCGAGGGCCGCTCCTACAGCCCCACCTCCCTGTACGCCGCGACCAAGCAAGCGCTCGAGGACATCCTGGCCTTCTACGCCGAGGTCGACGGTCTGCCCGTCGCCACCGTCAACTTCTTCGACACCTACGGTCCCGACGACGCCAGGCCGAAGCTCGTGCCGACCCTCCTCCGGGCCGCGCGCACCGGACAGCCAGTTGACCTGTCCTCCGGCGAGCAGCTGATCGACCTGCTCCACGTCGACGACGCCGTCGAGTGCCTGCTCGCGGCCGCCGCGTACCTCGCCGCCGGCGGGGCGTCGCCGGCGGTGTTCTCGGCGCAGTCGGACACCCCGGTCACCGTGCGACGACTGGTCGACCTGCTTGGTGAGGCGACGGGCTGCACGATCCCGGTGCGTTGGGGCGCCCGGCCGAGCCGACCGCGCGAGATGCTCACGCCGTGGCGGTTCGCCACGCGCCCGCCGGGCTGGAGCCCCCGCATCCCGCTCGCGGCGGGCCTGCGATCGCTGGCCGCCATCGCGGGACCCGTCGCCCAGCGGCGGGCCGCCTCGCCCGCCCGGGCCGACGGGGGCCGGACCGCCTGA
- a CDS encoding DJ-1/PfpI family protein, whose product MQIAIGVYPGFAALDAVGPYAVLANLPGASVVLCAERTGQLTDEHGQLRVDIDRTFGDVPAPDVLLVPGGLATRRLAAAGTPIVEWIRAAHATTTYTTSVCTGALLLGAAGLLQGRRATTHWLAYEHLRAHGAEPTEERVVTDGKVVTAAGVSAGIDLALVLAGRLGGREVAQAIQLGIEYDPQPPYDAGSPSKAPSAIRDLVAGVMAEAEAREVRPGSVPSGS is encoded by the coding sequence ATGCAGATCGCCATCGGCGTCTATCCGGGGTTTGCCGCGCTCGACGCCGTCGGCCCGTATGCCGTGCTCGCGAACCTGCCGGGCGCATCGGTCGTGCTCTGCGCCGAGCGGACCGGCCAGCTGACCGACGAGCATGGGCAGCTCCGCGTCGACATTGACCGCACCTTCGGCGACGTCCCCGCGCCCGATGTGCTCCTCGTTCCCGGTGGACTCGCCACGCGTCGGCTGGCTGCCGCCGGCACACCGATCGTCGAGTGGATCCGCGCCGCGCACGCGACGACGACCTACACCACGTCGGTCTGCACGGGCGCGCTCCTCCTCGGCGCCGCTGGGCTCCTCCAGGGCCGACGGGCGACGACCCACTGGTTGGCCTACGAGCACCTGCGCGCCCACGGTGCGGAACCGACGGAGGAGCGAGTCGTGACCGACGGCAAGGTCGTGACTGCGGCCGGCGTCTCGGCGGGCATCGACCTCGCGCTGGTGCTCGCCGGTCGTCTCGGCGGCCGAGAAGTAGCGCAGGCGATCCAGCTGGGGATCGAGTACGACCCCCAGCCCCCGTACGACGCCGGATCACCGTCGAAGGCGCCGAGCGCGATCCGCGACCTCGTCGCCGGGGTCATGGCAGAGGCCGAGGCGAGGGAGGTCCGGCCGGGATCCGTGCCGAGTGGTTCGTAG
- a CDS encoding nuclear transport factor 2 family protein codes for MGVIEIVGDFGQAWSDHDLEAALALITDDCVFEATGPAPDGVRHVGPDEIRRAWKPIFDDESATFEAEDTFALDDRVVQRWRYTWGSGHVRGVDLFRVRDGKVAEKLSYVKG; via the coding sequence ATGGGTGTGATCGAAATCGTCGGGGACTTTGGCCAGGCGTGGTCCGACCACGACCTCGAGGCGGCCCTGGCGCTCATAACCGACGACTGCGTCTTCGAGGCGACCGGGCCGGCTCCGGACGGCGTCCGCCATGTCGGACCCGACGAGATCCGTCGAGCGTGGAAGCCGATCTTCGACGATGAGAGCGCGACCTTCGAGGCCGAGGACACCTTCGCGCTCGACGATCGGGTCGTTCAGCGATGGCGGTACACGTGGGGCAGCGGGCACGTCCGCGGCGTCGATCTGTTTCGAGTTCGCGACGGCAAGGTGGCTGAGAAGCTGTCGTACGTCAAAGGCTGA
- a CDS encoding GlxA family transcriptional regulator, with protein sequence MASAAHRVVFVGFDGFQLLDLAGPLEVLRAATRLGAEPPYETVVASPDGSRIRSESGVEVGADCSLADVAAGRQRVDTLVVVGGSGTRAARRDERLLAHLGAAAAGARRVTSVCTGSWLLAAAGLLDGYEATTHWASCPALADRHPAVQVLADRIYVRDRDRWTSAGVTAGLDLFLAVVEEDHGGELAHQVAGWLVVFARRPGGQSQFSAQLRAQPATTPSIAELQRWLTDHLTEDLSVEVLAARTAMSPRTFARRFVLETGTTPAAFVEQLRVEAAQRLLQTADLTLAAVARQVGIHHVETLHRAFRRRCGTTPDQYRRHFARRAS encoded by the coding sequence ATGGCCAGCGCCGCCCACCGAGTCGTGTTCGTCGGTTTCGACGGTTTCCAGCTCCTCGACCTTGCCGGTCCCCTCGAGGTGCTGCGTGCAGCGACCCGCCTCGGAGCCGAGCCGCCGTACGAGACCGTCGTCGCCAGCCCGGACGGCAGTCGAATCAGGTCCGAGAGCGGCGTCGAGGTCGGTGCCGACTGCTCGCTCGCCGACGTTGCCGCCGGGCGCCAGCGCGTGGACACCCTGGTCGTCGTCGGCGGGTCCGGCACCCGGGCCGCCCGGCGCGACGAGCGCCTCCTCGCCCATCTGGGCGCGGCCGCCGCAGGGGCGCGCCGGGTGACGTCGGTCTGCACCGGCTCCTGGCTGCTGGCCGCCGCGGGGCTGCTCGACGGGTACGAGGCAACGACCCACTGGGCGTCCTGCCCCGCCCTCGCCGATCGCCATCCCGCCGTCCAGGTGCTGGCCGATCGCATCTACGTCCGAGACCGCGACCGCTGGACGTCCGCCGGCGTCACCGCCGGCCTCGACCTCTTCCTCGCCGTCGTCGAGGAGGACCACGGCGGCGAGCTGGCCCACCAGGTCGCCGGGTGGCTCGTCGTCTTCGCGCGCCGACCCGGCGGCCAATCGCAGTTCAGCGCTCAGCTTCGTGCCCAGCCCGCAACGACACCGAGCATCGCCGAGCTCCAGCGATGGCTGACCGACCACCTCACCGAGGATCTCAGCGTCGAGGTCCTGGCGGCCCGGACCGCCATGAGCCCCCGGACCTTCGCTCGACGCTTCGTCCTGGAGACGGGCACGACGCCGGCGGCGTTCGTCGAGCAGCTCCGGGTCGAAGCGGCGCAGCGCCTGCTCCAGACCGCGGACCTGACCCTCGCCGCGGTCGCCCGCCAGGTGGGCATCCATCACGTCGAGACGCTCCACCGGGCGTTCCGGCGTCGCTGCGGGACGACCCCGGACCAGTACCGGCGGCACTTCGCCCGCCGAGCCTCGTGA
- a CDS encoding NAD-dependent epimerase/dehydratase family protein: MSDGSAAAPSPWAGVPVLVTGATGMVGSWLTRRLVDADATVAALVLDDDPRSELYRSGTVRSVSVVSGCLEDLATLERAIVSHSIDTVFHLGAQTIVAAARRSPLATFETNVRGTWNVLEACRRHSDLVRRVVVASSDKAYGEAAELPYREDMPLNGRQPYEASKACADLATRSFAETYGLPVATTRFANIYGGGDLNWSRLVPGTIRSLLRGERPVIRSDGTFRRDYLFVDDAVDAYLQIADGLLERDLSGEVFNFSDEVPLAVMEMYEAVCEAAGFRDIEPLILDDAPGEIRNQHLSARKAASVLGWSPRVGLNDGLRRTVAWYRDYFGAGSRARPSRAGVT, from the coding sequence ATGAGCGACGGAAGCGCGGCGGCGCCAAGCCCCTGGGCCGGCGTGCCCGTCCTCGTGACCGGCGCGACGGGCATGGTCGGGTCCTGGTTGACCCGACGCCTGGTGGACGCGGACGCCACCGTGGCCGCCCTCGTCCTGGACGACGATCCCCGCTCGGAGCTGTACCGGAGCGGGACCGTTCGTTCGGTCTCGGTCGTCTCCGGCTGCCTCGAGGACCTGGCGACCCTCGAACGGGCCATCGTCAGTCACTCGATCGACACCGTCTTTCATCTCGGGGCGCAGACGATCGTCGCCGCCGCGCGGCGTTCGCCGCTCGCCACGTTCGAGACGAACGTCCGGGGTACCTGGAACGTTCTCGAGGCCTGCCGGCGTCACTCGGACCTCGTGCGCCGCGTCGTCGTCGCCTCGAGCGACAAGGCCTACGGCGAGGCGGCCGAGCTGCCGTACCGAGAGGACATGCCCCTCAACGGTCGCCAGCCCTACGAGGCGTCGAAGGCGTGCGCGGACCTCGCCACGCGCTCCTTTGCCGAGACGTACGGTCTGCCCGTCGCGACGACGCGGTTCGCCAACATCTACGGCGGCGGCGACTTGAACTGGTCGAGGCTCGTGCCCGGCACCATCCGCTCGCTCCTTCGAGGCGAGCGACCGGTGATCCGGAGCGACGGCACCTTTCGGCGCGACTACCTCTTCGTCGACGACGCGGTGGACGCGTATCTGCAGATCGCGGACGGGTTGCTCGAGCGCGACCTGTCCGGCGAGGTGTTCAACTTCAGTGATGAGGTGCCCCTGGCGGTGATGGAGATGTACGAGGCCGTCTGCGAGGCCGCCGGGTTCCGGGATATTGAGCCGCTGATCCTCGACGACGCTCCAGGCGAGATCCGCAACCAACACCTCTCGGCGAGGAAGGCGGCGTCGGTACTCGGCTGGAGCCCGCGCGTCGGTCTCAACGACGGTCTTCGCCGCACCGTCGCCTGGTATCGGGACTACTTCGGTGCCGGATCACGGGCGCGCCCGAGCAGAGCCGGCGTGACGTGA